A genomic segment from Salvia splendens isolate huo1 chromosome 13, SspV2, whole genome shotgun sequence encodes:
- the LOC121762008 gene encoding heparanase-like protein 1 yields the protein MGFQALFLVFLAFCSAILAQESKDARIIIDTSSTVANTDANYICATIDWWPKDKCEYNRCPWGSSSVLNLNLSHPSLINAIQAFKNLRIRVGGSLQDQVVYEVGNLSSSCLPFTKQKGGLFGFSKGCLSVRRWDELNQFFKKTGVVLTFGLNALYGRYQLRKGVWGGDWDPSNAHDFIRYTISKGYNVDSWEFGNELSGKGVGASVSVQQYGKDLVRLNTMVDELYASNAMPKPAILAPGGFYDKSWFDTLLQVSGPNAVNVMSHHMYTLGAGNDPNIMKKILNPSHLDRASLTFGNLSATIQANGPWAAAWVGESGGAFNNGAKGISNAFVNTFWYLDQLGMAAKYNTRVYCRQTLIGGFYGLLNKTTFIPSPDYYSALLWDRLMGEGVFSVHSHESPFLRVYAHCAKERAGVVVLLINLSNQTTFDIEVESSDSALVQVTKTSSVVRGIKKSVSWIGKRASDEKLSREEYRLTPENGDLRSTTMLLNGQPLHLTETTGGVPDLVPVLVGTNAPLRVAPLSVAFMVYPNFNAPGCK from the exons ATGGGATTTCAGGCCCTGTTCTTGGTCTTTCTGGCCTTTTGCTCGGCAATTTTGGCGCAGGAATCTAAAGATGCCAGAATTATCATCGACACTAGCTCAACCGTTGCCAACACGGATGCTAATTATATTTGTGCCACCATAGACTGGTGGCCAAAAGATAAGTGTGAATACAATAGATGCCCATGGGGGTCGTCTTCTGTGTTAAATCTC AATCTGTCTCATCCTTCTCTAATCAATGCTATTCAAG CTTTCAAGAATTTGAGAATCAGAGTTGGCGGTTCTTTGCAAGATCAAGTAGTTTATGAGGTGGGAaatttgtcatcttcttgtctACCATTTACGAAGCAGAAGGGTGGATTATTTGGATTTTCAAAGGGTTGCTTATCTGTGCGGAGGTGGGATGAGCTAAATCAATTCTTCAAGAAGACAGG AGTTGTTCTCACTTTTGGCCTTAATGCTCTTTATGGGAGGTACCAATTGCGGAAAGGAGTTTGGGGAGGAGATTGGGATCCTAGCAATGCTCATGATTTCATCAGATACACTATTTCGAAGGGATACAATGTCGACTCTTGGGAATTCG GTAATGAGTTGAGCGGCAAGGGGGTTGGTGCTAGTGTTAGTGTGCAACAGTATGGAAAAGATTTGGTCCGTCTCAATACTATGGTCGATGAACTGTATGCAAGTAATGCTATGCCCAAACCGGCTATCTTGGCGCCAGGAGGGTTCTATGATAAGTCTTGGTTCGATACGCTGCTTCAAGTGTCGGGTCCTAACGCAGTAAATGTTATGTCGCATCACATGTACACTTTGGGTGCAG GAAACGACCCGAACATAATGAAAAAGATTCTAAACCCGAGCCACCTGGACAGGGCATCATTAACATTTGGCAATCTTAGTGCCACGATTCAAGCAAATGGTCCTTGGGCTGCAGCTTGGGTTGGTGAATCAGGAGGGGCCTTCAACAATGGTGCTAAGGGAATATCTAATGCGTTCGTCAACACCTTCTG GTATCTGGATCAACTTGGAATGGCAGCTAAGTATAACACCCGAGTTTATTGCCGACAGACTTTGATAGGCGGCTTCTACGGTCTCCTCAACAAAACTACGTTCATCCCATCCCCCGACTACTATAG TGCACTGCTCTGGGATCGGCTCATGGGAGAGGGAGTATTCTCCGTTCACAGCCACGAGTCGCCATTTTTGCGCGTTTATGCCCACTGTGCAAAAGAAAGA GCTGGTGTGGTCGTTCTTCTGATCAATCTGAGCAACCAGACCACGTTCGACATTGAAGTCGAATCGAGTGACAGTGCACTAGTGCAAGTCACCAAGACAAGTTCCGTCGTGCGTGGGATTAAGAAGTCGGTATCATGGATCGGCAAGAGAGCCTCAGATGAGAAACTGTCGAGAGAGGAGTACCGGCTGACTCCTGAGAATGGTGATCTTCGGAGCACAACGATGCTGTTGAACGGACAGCCGCTGCATCTGACTGAGACAACGGGAGGTGTGCCGGACCTCGTCCCCGTCCTTGTTGGCACGAACGCCCCTCTTAGAGTTGCTCCGCTTTCGGTGGCGTTTATGGTGTATCCCAACTTCAATGCTCCTGGATGCAAGTGA